One part of the Musa acuminata AAA Group cultivar baxijiao chromosome BXJ1-5, Cavendish_Baxijiao_AAA, whole genome shotgun sequence genome encodes these proteins:
- the LOC135673797 gene encoding dof zinc finger protein 1-like produces the protein MDANQWPEGIGLVKPMEEFASSTITTTSSSTCTTTRPQATERRPRPQKEQALNCPRCNSTNTKFCYYNNYSLTQPRYFCKTCRRYWTEGGSLRNVPVGGGSRKIKRASISSAATTNSSSITAAIATASAPKKIHADLIPPYISLSTTSEALKFHEGQDLNLAFRQQSLRQYSDYPDIESSTANNSSNAYAAAGSLSATELLKSGMTARGLGPFMPMLMPMPEYPTGFGLQEFRPPTLNFPLHGIGEGGSSSGYGSLPGVGENTGTKLPFPLEDLKPVVPSNNVASQFEQNRGQGGDPQGFWNGIIGGGSW, from the exons ATGGATGCTAACCAGTGGCCTGAG GGCATAGGGCTGGTGAAGCCCATGGAGGAGTTTGCTTCTTCCACCATAACCACCACCTCAAGCAGCACCTGCACCACCACCAGGCCACAAGCGACGGAGAGGAGGCCGAGGCCACAAAAGGAGCAGGCACTCAACTGCCCTAGGTGCAACTCtaccaacaccaagttctgctactacaacaactacagcctCACCCAACCCAGGTACTTCTGCAAGACGTGCAGGAGGTATTGGACCGAGGGTGGATCCCTCAGGAACGTCCCAGTTGGTGGTGGCTCAAGAAAGATCAAGAGGGCCTCCATCTCCTCGGCCGCCACcaccaactcttcctccatcacaGCAGCTATAGCTACTGCCTCAGCTCCCAAGAAGATTCATGCTGACCTCATCCCTCCGTATATCTCGCTCTCCACCACCTCCGAAGCTCTAAAGTTCCATGAGGGGCAGGACCTCAACCTGGCCTTCCGCCAACAGAGCCTCCGTCAGTACAGTGACTACCCCGACATAGAAAGTAGCACTGCCAACAACAGCAGCAATGCATATGCTGCTGCTGGTTCTCTCTCGGCCACGGAGTTGCTAAAGAGTGGGATGACCGCAAGAGGCCTCGGGCCTTTCATGCCAATGCTGATGCCAATGCCGGAATACCCCACTGGGTTCGGACTGCAAGAATTCAGGCCACCCACTCTTAACTTTCCTCTTCATGGAATCGGTGAAGGAGGTAGTAGTTCTGGGTACGGGAGCTTGCCAGGGGTTGGGGAGAACACTGGTACCAAGCTGCCGTTTCCCCTAGAGGATCTGAAGCCGGTAGTCCCTTCAAACAACGTTGCGAGCCAGTTTGAGCAGAACAGGGGGCAAGGTGGTGATCCTCAAGGGTTCTGGAATGGTATCATTGGAGGAGGCTCATGGTAG